In bacterium (Candidatus Blackallbacteria) CG13_big_fil_rev_8_21_14_2_50_49_14, one genomic interval encodes:
- a CDS encoding tRNA guanosine(34) transglycosylase Tgt has translation MFEYELQAVCPQTGARAGRFLTQHGWVETPVFMPVGTQATLKSVPHNPFLLEMETQIILANAYHLYLRPGTALVKQAGGLHRFMNWPRPMLTDSGGFQIFSLNSLLKISEEGIRFQSPRDGAHHFISPEKAMEIENDLGADIMMAFDECLAAGVGKEKTQESVAMTSRWAERCLKSHQRPEDQALFGIIQGGMFKELREMSARDITSLNFPGYAIGGLSVGESMEEMHKVLDWTVHLLPQNKPRYLMGVGTPVDMLKAVVSGIDMFDCVIPTRLGRHGQAMWLNDRVVLHNAKNKEDFSPLFSECQCHTCQHYTKAYIRHLFKAEEQLAGTLVSIHNIHFLVHLMRDARQAILAGRYGDFLSERGLGLENTVET, from the coding sequence ATGTTTGAATATGAATTGCAAGCGGTTTGTCCCCAAACAGGTGCCCGTGCAGGCCGCTTTTTAACCCAGCATGGTTGGGTTGAAACACCTGTATTTATGCCTGTGGGCACCCAAGCCACCTTGAAATCTGTTCCCCACAATCCCTTTCTACTTGAAATGGAAACTCAAATCATTCTGGCCAATGCCTACCATCTCTATCTGCGTCCAGGCACCGCCTTGGTCAAGCAAGCAGGGGGCTTGCACCGTTTTATGAATTGGCCACGCCCCATGCTGACAGACAGTGGCGGTTTTCAAATTTTCAGCCTGAATTCCCTATTAAAAATCTCTGAAGAAGGCATCCGCTTTCAATCCCCCCGCGATGGGGCCCATCATTTTATCTCCCCTGAAAAAGCGATGGAAATTGAAAACGATTTGGGCGCAGATATTATGATGGCCTTTGACGAATGCTTGGCTGCCGGGGTGGGCAAAGAAAAAACGCAAGAATCCGTTGCCATGACCTCGCGTTGGGCAGAACGTTGCTTAAAGAGTCACCAACGCCCCGAAGACCAAGCCCTGTTTGGCATCATTCAAGGGGGAATGTTTAAAGAACTCCGTGAAATGAGCGCCCGAGATATTACCTCGCTTAATTTTCCTGGCTATGCCATCGGTGGACTGAGCGTGGGTGAAAGCATGGAGGAAATGCACAAAGTTCTGGATTGGACAGTGCATTTACTGCCCCAAAACAAACCCCGTTATCTGATGGGCGTAGGCACCCCCGTTGACATGCTCAAAGCTGTGGTTTCTGGGATCGATATGTTTGATTGCGTTATTCCCACCCGTTTGGGCCGTCATGGCCAGGCCATGTGGCTCAATGATCGCGTGGTCTTGCACAATGCAAAAAATAAAGAGGATTTTTCGCCCTTGTTCAGTGAGTGTCAATGCCATACCTGTCAGCACTATACCAAGGCCTATATCCGCCATCTGTTTAAAGCAGAAGAACAGCTGGCGGGCACACTGGTCAGCATTCACAATATCCACTTTCTGGTTCATCTCATGCGGGATGCACGTCAGGCCATCTTAGCAGGGCGCTATGGTGATTTTCTCAGCGAGCGGGGGTTGGGCTTAGAAAATACCGTTGAGACCTAA